Below is a window of Candidatus Viadribacter manganicus DNA.
CGCGATGATCGCGGGAATGAAATAGATCAACGCGGCCAGGATGAGGAACCCAACGAGGTTGATCCCATCTTGGAGCTGGCCCCAGGCGGCTGCTCGGGCGAAATGTTCCTCAGCAGCGGCGAAATCAGGTGGCGTGTCGGATTCAGCGACGGAGCTGGCGTCAGCTTGTTGAATGTTGCTGTCGATGTCGTCACGGCCACACAAGTCGTCGGGTGTAGTGATCGTGCCCGCAGCGCGACCTTCACGAAACTCTTGCAATGAGAGCGGCGGCAGCTCAACGGATGCCCGGTTATCGTTCAGGCAGCGCAACCCTGCCGCCTCGGTGGCGGCGTCATTGCCCGCCGCTTGCTGCTCCGTTTCTGGAGGCGGCGTCTCGACGCCATACTCGCGGAGATAGCCGTTTAGCCGGTCGGCGTTGCTCTGCGCGGGTTCCTGCGGTGACGTTTCGTTTTGTGCACGAAGCGCGGCTTGTTCGGCCTCCCACTGACGCATGTAGGCTTCTTCTTGCGCCTGTGCTCGCGCGTTGAACTCTTCAGCGCTTTCCTCGCGCGCTTGGGCGAACGCGCCACCCAAGGGTGCGGCGAGCAACAAAGCGCCCAGCAGACCCGCAACAAGTCCCCAGCGGCCAGCTCCCATCTCCCCCTCCGCCTCACACCAATACGGTGTACCCGATAATGCTGTTTATGGGGAAGGCCGGATTGCCCCCGGCCCATGCCCCGTTCAGTGTTCACCGATGCCTATGCCGCCTTCCGTGACACCCTCGTCGCGGTCCGCAAGGATGCGGGCGTCACGCAGATTGAGCTGGCCGAGCGCCTGGGCAAGCCGCAGCAATTCGTGTCGAAATACGAACGCGGTGACCGGCGCGTCGATCTCATTGAGTTCGTCGCCGTCTGCCGGGCGCTCCGCATCGATCCGAAAGAGGCGTTTGCCTTGGTCTTGCGGCGTTTGCCGAAGTCGTTCGACATCTGAGCCTAGCGTGCGGCGGCCATCGGCACGCCCCGTGGAGAACGTGGTCGTGTGCTTGCCGGTCGAGTTGCTGAGCGCAGCGGCCGGCGTCGGCGCGGCGTGTCGAGGCACGCTCGGCGGACGAGGTCGTGCACCGGGCCGAAGTCGGTGTAGCGCTCATGCAGGGCTGCGGCGAGGTCCGGCGCGCCGGCACTACGAACAGCGTCGATCACGTCCTCCAGCTCAACATTGAGGAAGGTCACCTTCCCGTCCGCGTTGGTGAGCCGCGTGGCGTACGCGCGCGCCGCGCGTTGCACATCACGGTTCTGTCGCGGCGCGATGAGCATGAAGATGCCGCGATCGTAGAGGCCGGCGTCAACGGTCGACTGCGCCAGCATGTGGCCACGCCAGAGACCTTGCAGCGGATTCTTACGCAATGCCTCGTCGTTGGGCTCCGCGTAGAGACCGCTGGAGCGAGCGAGTTCATCGTAGCGTGGGCGCAGGCGCGCCTCCGGTTCGGTCATGCTCTCGCTGTATTTGACTTCGACGGCGAGAAACGCTTTCGCCCCATCAGGTGCGCGCGCGGTGGCGAAGGCGTCGAAGGCGGTGCCGTCGGCGGTGAAGGTCGGATCGCCGCGGCCCGGACTGTGCTCGAATTGAATGTGGCTGATCTCTTTTGCGATGCCCGGCGCGAGTTGGTTGAAGACGCGGCGCGCAAGTTTCTTGTCGGCCTTGAGTGGCGCGAGCAAATTGAAGCATAGGGGCATCGACGACAGCAGGTTGGCGTGCATGCGTTCGATGTCGACGAGCGCACCGGGCTCGCGGTAAGCGAGGTCGAGGCGGGCTTGGCCAAAGATGTCGGGCGTGATGAAGTTCGCGCCCTCACGCGCGGCGTCGACGGCAAGACGCGAACCCAAGCGGCGGCGTGCGCCGGCGGCGTTGGTGTAGTGGCCTTCGGGGAGCTTGCGTCGCTCGCGCCAGAGCGCTTGCAGCAGCCGCGCGGCGGCGCGGAAGCGGCTGTCGTGACGCTCGTAAACGTGCGCTTGGCGAAGCAGGCGCTCCGGGATCAGCGGCAGCAAAAGTTCGGGGTTGTGCAGCGCCATGTGTGCGGGCCTCCAGTTGCGGGGAGGTTCACGGTGAGTGGCGAGAACTTGCCTTCGGGTTCATCCCATGTGTGGACGGCACCCTGCTGGCAAGGAAATCTCTGATCATGCTCGGCGGTCGGTGCGCCCATGTGTCCGGCCTGTTGATGCAGCGCGAACACCGCTGGCCTTCATGCTATCCGCTGACCAGATCCCGATCAAAAGCACGCGCTCGAAGACGCTCTGGGATAGATGGGTTTGCCTGGTCCCCGGTTCGACCGGTCTTGCATGATTTCGTGATCGCCCTTTCCAACCTCTGTGCGCGCCGCGATGGGACGCGCGTTCGTTACGCGACCTGCAATTGAGGCTCGCGATATTGCTCACCCTTGGTCATCAGCGCCCAGACCATGCGCGCGGTCTTGTTCGCGAGCGCCACAGCGGCGATCTTTGATGTTCTGCGCTCGAGCAATTTCACCAGCCAGGGCCGCTTCGTGCCGTGGCGTTGCGCATAGCGGATCACCGAGAGTGATCCCGCGACCAAGAGCCAGCGGAGATAACTGTCGCCGCGCTTCGATATCGCGCCCAGGCGCTCCTTGCCGCCGGTCGAACTCTGCTTAGGCACCAGACCAAGCCAAGCGGATAGCGCTCTCCCTGATTTGAATGTCGATGCGTCGCCGATCGTGGCGGCGAGCGCACTCGCGGCCAACGGACCGATGCCAGGTATCGTTGCGAGCCGGCGGCTCGTTTCATTGCCGCGATGCCATGCGAGCACCTGCCGATCGCAATCCAAGATCTGCGCCTGCAGCTGATCGTACTGATTGACGAGATACCCGAGCGCGCGCCGGACCATCGGCGTGATGCGCTCATCCTTCTCATCGCAGATGATCTGCACCAAGCTCTCAAGCCCGATACGACCGATCGGCGCGATCAGCCCAAACTCCGCCATATGCGCACGAATGCTGTTTCCCACGCGCGTTCGATGACGGATCAGCGTGGCGCGGAGCTTGTGCATCGCCAATACACTCTGTTGTTCCACCGACTTTACCTCGGCGAAACGCATGTTCGGTCGGGTCACCGCTTCGCAGATCGCCTCCGCATCAGCTGAATCGTTCTTCTGGCTCTTCACGTAAGGCTTCACATACGCTGGCGGCTTCAGCTTCACCGTGTGCCCTAAAGCGCCGATCTCTCGCGCCCAATGGTGGGAGCTGGCGCAGGCTTCAATGCCCACCAAACACGCAGGCTCGCAAAGAAGTCTCTCACCTTCGCTCTCGTGATGCGCTTTCGAAAGACCACCTCGCCTTCAGCATCGACGCCATGTGCCTGAAACACGTTCTTCGCGATATCGAGACCCACTGTAACAACGCTCTGCATGCTGCCCTCCTTTGACGGAGCTGAACCCTAGATCAGGTTCGCCGCCGCCGGTCGGGCGCCGTCCACAGCATCAATTGCAGACTCTCGCGTCGCGCTGCCCGAAAGCGGACATCGCCCTCTCGTCCCCGAGGCGCAATCAATTAAGTTCGCCCTATGCGGATGATGTGTTGTGCGTCGTCCGCGCGAAGCGCGGGCCGCAGGGGTGATGAAGGAGCACCGCGTCTCGGCCCTTAGGCGGCGATCGCTGATCGTATTCTGTTCTAGAAGATCGTGACACAAGGCACCCGGAGATGTCACAAGGCGGACCTCGTGCTCAACGGTTAATGGCGATGATGGTCAAAGTGAACGCGCCAACTGAGGCGGAACTCGAAAGCCGCATTGCTTCGGCGCTGGCGAGGGCGCTTCCCCACATTCCGCGGCAAGACTTGGTCCAGCAGCGCTATTTCAAACTGCAAATGGGCCACAAGACCGAGGACTACGACAGCGTAGCCAGTTGGACACTTCACGGTAAGGCCGACATCCTCATCTTCTACCGAGAGCGCGCATTGGCCGTACTTGAAATCAAGCGCGAAACAATTTCCCTGACAGACGCGGACTACAAGCAGGCGCAAAGCTACGCCAACCAGATAACACCGCGCCCTCCGCTGGTCATCGTGAGCAACGGGCAGCACACGCGAGTTTACGATTCCAACACTGGACTGAGATGGACCTCCGACAACGATGAGTCCGTGCTGACGCTTCTGAAAAACGCGACCAAGGTCGCGGCCGCAGACATGCGTTGGGCAATCGAAGCGCTGATGGGGCGCGAGACGGACCTATGGACTCGCGTCGTGCGGGGCCGCACAAACGATCTCATCAACGAGATGATCGATCATGAAGGAAACCCGCGGCGGCCTTTCGCTGCAAATCTTCTGTTCCCGCGTCAGATAACCGCGGAATTGCTCCGGTCGCTTCCAGACGACGTGCGCTTCATCTTGATCGAGGGAACGCCCGCCACGGGCAAGACAAACGTAATCCGCGAACTGGCGCTTCGAACCGAGAACAGCGATAAGATCGCCATTCTGATGCTGCGCGGCAATGGACCAGGTTTGTTCCAGGCAATCGCCAATCACTTTGCCGCTGAACTCGAATGGAATCTCTCGCCCCAAGACGTGCGCCAGTGGCTACGTCGCTTGTCCCGCGGCAAGCAAGGTCCAGCACTTGTTCTCGCAGTGGACGGCGTGCGACGCGAAACGCGCATGGCCGAGGATTTGGAAGAGCTTGCGACAATGCAGCTCGGCGACAACCTCAAGATCGTGATCACCACGGATGACGCCGCTGCTCTAACGCGTCTTCCGGGAAACCGTGGTGAAACGGCTCTAGGTGTGCGCGCTCGGACGCTCGAACTCGGGCCACTCGGGCTGGATGAATTCCGCTCCGCACAACAGCTGTTGGTCGAACGCCAAATCGGCTTCCTGGATGGCGCTCAATACGCGGAAGACTATCGCGCGCCCTGGCTCCTGCGTGCGATCCACGATCAGTTTCAGCGCGATCCACAATCCGCGACGCATAGCATACTGTTGGACGCCACCCCTGGACTCGGAATCTTCCGCGCTGCGCGAGACAGCATTCCGGTCGATGCGGACACCGCCAGGAATTACAGACTTGTCGCCCGCGACTGGGTGGCGGATGACGCCGCGCAACCGGGCGCTTCCGCGCTGGCGTCGTCGTCAGGCTTCGTCATACGTCGCGATCGACTGAGTCAGACGGGTGCCGCCGCAGCGGCCGCTCTCGCCGACGCCGGTCTACTGGCTCCCATCCGAC
It encodes the following:
- a CDS encoding type I restriction enzyme HsdR N-terminal domain-containing protein, whose translation is MNAPTEAELESRIASALARALPHIPRQDLVQQRYFKLQMGHKTEDYDSVASWTLHGKADILIFYRERALAVLEIKRETISLTDADYKQAQSYANQITPRPPLVIVSNGQHTRVYDSNTGLRWTSDNDESVLTLLKNATKVAAADMRWAIEALMGRETDLWTRVVRGRTNDLINEMIDHEGNPRRPFAANLLFPRQITAELLRSLPDDVRFILIEGTPATGKTNVIRELALRTENSDKIAILMLRGNGPGLFQAIANHFAAELEWNLSPQDVRQWLRRLSRGKQGPALVLAVDGVRRETRMAEDLEELATMQLGDNLKIVITTDDAAALTRLPGNRGETALGVRARTLELGPLGLDEFRSAQQLLVERQIGFLDGAQYAEDYRAPWLLRAIHDQFQRDPQSATHSILLDATPGLGIFRAARDSIPVDADTARNYRLVARDWVADDAAQPGASALASSSGFVIRRDRLSQTGAAAAAALADAGLLAPIRLRDGQDVYAPTLPSSFMLELATVVGHELMERSGADPFSAGVWLGRRLDGTFLGDLIGAQAVVQAGVTKGAFSSGIISGLLSITPQEQLIDDAMIALAAEDGRLVYFIIKGGAAFECDDRGIASGEAIDLGAERSRMLEDTTAWMMLGHLAHVPSVADGSEARADASILLEIGTCPFPLMRVNELGLPHLEHDLGAFGRVLCTNEGTVEPTTQAIMHLLAGSWPHKEAWIAEAIAKDSLPLTHRIMLALRGVRRVASPDHAAWAEAELDTVVMPVVNARLAKASDMTSKASSG
- a CDS encoding PGN_0703 family putative restriction endonuclease: MALHNPELLLPLIPERLLRQAHVYERHDSRFRAAARLLQALWRERRKLPEGHYTNAAGARRRLGSRLAVDAAREGANFITPDIFGQARLDLAYREPGALVDIERMHANLLSSMPLCFNLLAPLKADKKLARRVFNQLAPGIAKEISHIQFEHSPGRGDPTFTADGTAFDAFATARAPDGAKAFLAVEVKYSESMTEPEARLRPRYDELARSSGLYAEPNDEALRKNPLQGLWRGHMLAQSTVDAGLYDRGIFMLIAPRQNRDVQRAARAYATRLTNADGKVTFLNVELEDVIDAVRSAGAPDLAAALHERYTDFGPVHDLVRRACLDTPRRRRPLRSATRPASTRPRSPRGVPMAAAR
- a CDS encoding helix-turn-helix domain-containing protein, producing the protein MPRSVFTDAYAAFRDTLVAVRKDAGVTQIELAERLGKPQQFVSKYERGDRRVDLIEFVAVCRALRIDPKEAFALVLRRLPKSFDI
- a CDS encoding superinfection immunity protein translates to MGAGRWGLVAGLLGALLLAAPLGGAFAQAREESAEEFNARAQAQEEAYMRQWEAEQAALRAQNETSPQEPAQSNADRLNGYLREYGVETPPPETEQQAAGNDAATEAAGLRCLNDNRASVELPPLSLQEFREGRAAGTITTPDDLCGRDDIDSNIQQADASSVAESDTPPDFAAAEEHFARAAAWGQLQDGINLVGFLILAALIYFIPAIIAFRRRHYYRWPIFAFNLGAAWTGLGWISTLVWALWPAQSAIIDPIIGDATSIDRRAP